From Anopheles funestus chromosome 3RL, idAnoFuneDA-416_04, whole genome shotgun sequence, a single genomic window includes:
- the LOC125770117 gene encoding adenosine deaminase 2-like produces MARPAYDEFCQLREEFFNREQGRGLGADLVLSADEQRLNRYVMHLKQQELAKGVENPYELVSTRHFFEMLDRINESPLFKLIQQMPKGGVLHAHDTAIGSTELIVRATRHEHLWQSGNIPQADGEPLPVYKFSRSKPTAEGNWQLVADIRNSIGNEAYDEAIRKMFTLYTNDPLNAHRDINDVWRKFMALFICFEPMVTYRPVWEEYFYGCLEELLADNVTYLEFRGLLPPVYDLDDRTYSPEDIVQMYVDQSEKFLRAHPKFMGVKFIYAPLKFCDDNTFDGYLALVQKLKERFPSFIAGFDLVGQEDLGRPHTDFNERLLRLPPAINFFFHAGETNWAGRRDENLIDAILLGTKRIGHGFAALKHPVVLEEVKKRQVCIELNPISNQVLKLVQDFRNHPGAFYFSDNYPVVVSSDDPSFWCASPLSHDFFVAFMGLASARADIRLLKKLALNSIEYSSMEVNEKATAVQKWTIAWNKFVEETLRTVPAEF; encoded by the exons ATGGCTCGTCCCGCGTACGATGAATTTTGCCAGCTGCGTGAGGAGTTCTTCAACCGGGAACAGGGTCGTGGTCTCGGTGCTGATCTGGTGCTCAGTGCCGATGAGCAGCGGCTCAACCGATATGTAATGCATCTCAAGCAGCAAGAGCTTGCGAAAGGCGTAGAGAACCCATACGAGCTTGTATCCACCAGACATTTCTTCGAGATGCTCGATCGCATAAACGAGTCACCGCTGTTCAAACTGATCCAGCAGATGCCGAAGGGTGGCGTTTTACATGCACACGATACGGCCATCGGTAGCACGGAGCTGATCGTGCGAGCAACTCGTCACGAACATCTTTGGCAGAGTGGAAACATTCCGCAGGCGGATGGTGAACCGTTGCCGGTGTACAAATTCTCACGCTCTAAGCCAACTGCTGAAGGCAATTGGCAACTGGTGGCGGATATTCGAAACTCGATCGGTAACGAAGCGTACGATGAAGCCATCCGGAAGATGTTCACCCTGTACACAAACGATCCACTAAATGCTCACCGTGACATTAACGACGTTTGGCGCAAGTTTATGGCACTCTTTATCTGCTTCGAACCAATGGTAACATACCGCCCGGTCTGGGAAGAATATTTCTACGGATGCTTGGAAGAGTTGCTTGCAGATAATGTAACTTACTTGGAATTCCGAGGACTGCTTCCGCCG GTTTATGATCTAGACGATCGCACATACTCGCCGGAAGACATCGTCCAAATGTATGTCGATCAGTCGGAAAAGTTTCTTCGTGCCCATCCCAAGTTTATGGGCGTTAAGTTTATCTACGCACCGCTGAAATTTTGTGACGATAACACGTTTGACGGTTACCTTGCCCTAGTGCAAAAGCTTAAAGAACGCTTCCCAAGCTTCATCGCCGGCTTTGATCTCGTGGGACAGGAGGACCTTGGACGGCCCCATACGGATTTTaacgagcggcttcttcgctTGCCACCTGCaatcaatttctttttccatGCTGGTGAAACGAATTGGGCTGGCCGACGGGACGAAAACTTG ATCGACGCCATCCTGTTGGGGACGAAACGCATCGGTCACGGTTTTGCCGCCTTGAAGCATCCGGTCGTACTGGAAGAGGTAAAGAAGCGTCAAGTATGCATCGAACTAAACCCCATCTCTAACCAGGTGCTGAAGTTGGTGCAAGATTTTCGCAACCATCCCGGTGCCTTCTACTTCTCCGACAACTATCCCGTCGTGGTGTCTTCGGACGATCCATCCTTCTGGTGTGCATCACCATTGAGTCACGACTTTTTCGTCGCCTTTATGGGACTGGCATCGGCCCGAGCAGACATACGGTTGCTGAAAAAGCTGGCACTTAACTCGATCGAGTACAGCTCGATGGAGGTTAACGAGAAAGCTACGGCTGTACAGAAATGGACCATCGCCTGGAAcaaatttgttgaagaaaCACTCAGAACTGTTCCTGCTgagttttag